From Coturnix japonica isolate 7356 chromosome 1, Coturnix japonica 2.1, whole genome shotgun sequence, the proteins below share one genomic window:
- the POMP gene encoding proteasome maturation protein isoform X1, whose translation MFGCVFCRCFNEGDEERSESRGASSLLKDSIPITDFSLPGQFEGHGLLRRGFACLKNELVPSHPLELSEKNFQLNQDKTNFAMLRNIQGLHAPLKLQMEFRAVKQAQRLPFLHSSNMALDTLRGNDECISFEDILNDPSQSEVMGEPHMMMEHKLGLL comes from the exons ATGTTTGGATGCGTTTTCTGCCGCTGTTTTAATGAAGGGGACGAGGAGCGGTCG GAGTCCAGAGGAGCTTCTTCTCTGTTGAAGGACAGTATCCCCATTACTGACTTTTCACTTCCTGGGCAATTTGAAGGTCATGGGCTTCTGCGCAGAGG CTTTGCGTGCCTGAAAAATGAGTTGGTGCCTAGCCACCCACTGgagctgtcagaaaaaaat TTCCAGTTAAATCAAGATAAAACAAACTTTGCCATGCTGAGAAATATTCAAGGACTCCACGCGCCCTTAAAGCTGCAGATGGAATTCAGAGCAGTGAAACAG GCCCAGCGTCTCCCATTTCTTCACAGCTCAAATATGGCACTGGATACTCTGAGGGGAAATGATGAATGCATCAGTTTTGAGGATATTCTTAATG atcctTCACAAAGTGAAGTTATGGGAGAGCCCCACATGATGATGGAACACAAACTCGGTTTATTGTAA
- the POMP gene encoding proteasome maturation protein isoform X2, with the protein MESRGASSLLKDSIPITDFSLPGQFEGHGLLRRGFACLKNELVPSHPLELSEKNFQLNQDKTNFAMLRNIQGLHAPLKLQMEFRAVKQAQRLPFLHSSNMALDTLRGNDECISFEDILNDPSQSEVMGEPHMMMEHKLGLL; encoded by the exons ATG GAGTCCAGAGGAGCTTCTTCTCTGTTGAAGGACAGTATCCCCATTACTGACTTTTCACTTCCTGGGCAATTTGAAGGTCATGGGCTTCTGCGCAGAGG CTTTGCGTGCCTGAAAAATGAGTTGGTGCCTAGCCACCCACTGgagctgtcagaaaaaaat TTCCAGTTAAATCAAGATAAAACAAACTTTGCCATGCTGAGAAATATTCAAGGACTCCACGCGCCCTTAAAGCTGCAGATGGAATTCAGAGCAGTGAAACAG GCCCAGCGTCTCCCATTTCTTCACAGCTCAAATATGGCACTGGATACTCTGAGGGGAAATGATGAATGCATCAGTTTTGAGGATATTCTTAATG atcctTCACAAAGTGAAGTTATGGGAGAGCCCCACATGATGATGGAACACAAACTCGGTTTATTGTAA